A region of Planococcus sp. MSAK28401 DNA encodes the following proteins:
- the rbsK gene encoding ribokinase, whose amino-acid sequence MITVVGSINMDLVVGTERFPKQGETVLGNLYTTVPGGKGANQAVAAARLGDQVHIVGAVGSDAFGTQLLSGLETEQIDTRGVKKTDGASGIANILLSEGDNRIIVVPGANHELTKSDIDAQKKVIEKSSMVILQLELPIPVVEYTLQLAKQLGVPAILNPAPAGGFTEAMKQADFLTPNETEAEELFGTNWELELERYPNRMVVTLGKNGARYFDGDKHITVEGFPTQAVDTTGAGDTFNGALAVALAEGSEFKEAVRFANAAASLSVEKFGAQGGMPNHEEVVSRMEAAK is encoded by the coding sequence ATGATTACAGTAGTAGGCAGCATCAATATGGACCTTGTGGTCGGAACAGAACGCTTTCCGAAGCAAGGTGAAACGGTGCTAGGGAATTTATATACGACCGTGCCTGGCGGAAAAGGCGCCAATCAGGCAGTCGCAGCAGCGAGGCTCGGCGACCAAGTCCATATCGTCGGGGCAGTCGGCAGCGATGCATTCGGTACACAACTTCTAAGTGGCTTGGAAACAGAACAGATTGACACACGAGGTGTCAAAAAAACGGACGGGGCGAGCGGAATCGCCAATATCCTATTGTCAGAAGGCGACAACCGCATTATCGTCGTCCCAGGTGCCAACCACGAACTAACGAAATCGGATATCGATGCGCAGAAGAAGGTAATCGAAAAAAGTTCGATGGTCATTCTGCAGTTGGAACTGCCGATTCCGGTTGTGGAATATACGCTGCAGCTTGCCAAACAACTCGGCGTGCCGGCTATTTTGAATCCAGCGCCAGCTGGTGGATTTACGGAGGCGATGAAACAAGCGGATTTTTTGACGCCGAATGAAACCGAAGCGGAAGAGCTGTTCGGCACGAATTGGGAACTTGAACTGGAACGCTATCCGAATCGCATGGTCGTGACGCTTGGAAAAAACGGTGCCCGCTATTTCGATGGCGACAAGCATATAACAGTCGAAGGATTTCCGACACAAGCGGTTGATACAACGGGCGCGGGAGATACTTTTAACGGTGCCTTGGCAGTTGCATTAGCTGAAGGCAGCGAGTTCAAGGAAGCTGTCCGCTTCGCCAACGCCGCTGCCTCCTTATCGGTGGAGAAATTCGGGGCACAAGGCGGCATGCCGAACCACGAGGAAGTCGTTTCCCGGATGGAGGCAGCAAAATGA
- a CDS encoding LacI family DNA-binding transcriptional regulator, producing MTTIRDVAKKAGVSVATVSRFLNGSGYVSADAAKAVTEAVEELEYELNPVARSLNTKRSNLIGLILPDITNPFFPELARAVEDVALSYGYTVILCNSDEDPKKEKNYIETLKKKYIAGFIVTSNQLEAPHYANTKLPIVALDRAINEKIPVVSSNNKEGAVLGTNALLERGCQNILFLRGPEALNPANDRYEGFMEAIGKAHVDHRIVTCPFHYADSQKIVERELQNDPGIDGIFASSDVSAAGALKAAVLLGRKVPDDLQIVGFDGIAMGEMLSPGLSTVAQDVYKMGAIATRVLIKRIENKPVEESFYEIPVKLVLRGTTRSVE from the coding sequence ATGACAACGATCAGAGATGTGGCAAAAAAAGCAGGCGTTTCCGTTGCGACGGTTTCACGTTTTTTGAATGGCAGCGGTTATGTCAGTGCAGATGCGGCCAAAGCGGTGACAGAAGCAGTTGAGGAACTGGAATATGAGCTGAATCCGGTCGCACGCTCTTTGAACACGAAACGTTCCAATTTGATCGGGCTCATTTTACCGGACATCACGAATCCCTTTTTCCCGGAACTTGCACGAGCTGTGGAAGATGTGGCATTGAGCTACGGCTATACGGTGATTTTATGCAACTCCGATGAAGACCCGAAAAAAGAGAAAAATTATATCGAAACCTTGAAGAAAAAATACATCGCCGGCTTTATCGTAACTTCCAACCAGCTGGAGGCACCCCATTATGCAAATACCAAGCTGCCGATTGTAGCTCTTGACCGGGCGATCAATGAAAAAATCCCGGTCGTCTCATCGAATAATAAGGAAGGTGCGGTGCTTGGGACGAATGCGCTGCTCGAGCGCGGATGCCAAAACATCCTGTTCCTGAGAGGGCCGGAAGCGCTGAACCCGGCGAACGACCGTTATGAGGGATTTATGGAAGCGATCGGAAAAGCGCATGTCGATCACCGCATCGTCACTTGCCCGTTCCATTATGCCGATTCGCAAAAGATTGTTGAACGGGAATTGCAGAACGATCCGGGAATCGACGGCATATTCGCTTCAAGCGATGTGTCGGCAGCAGGGGCTTTGAAAGCAGCTGTTCTGCTCGGCAGAAAAGTGCCGGACGATTTGCAGATTGTCGGATTCGATGGCATCGCAATGGGCGAGATGCTGTCGCCGGGGCTCTCGACCGTTGCACAGGACGTTTACAAAATGGGCGCAATCGCCACCCGCGTTTTGATCAAGCGGATCGAGAATAAGCCCGTGGAAGAAAGCTTCTACGAAATTCCGGTCAAGCTTGTCTTACGTGGCACAACAAGGAGTGTGGAATGA